The Streptomyces sp. NBC_00440 genome contains a region encoding:
- the cobG gene encoding precorrin-3B synthase, with protein MLAAMPHSSAPPPPPEPAVRRDRGDACPGSLRLHTADDGALARVRIPAGVLTVPQARALLDVALRLGDGALHLTSRGNVQLRGLAQDHGQELAGVFADAGLLPSVRHERARNVVASPLCGLDGRGTADVQGWARELDALLCGCEAAAGLSGRFLFALDDGRCDVAGLGADVTLIASPGDGALLCTGGAPEMLAVPAEHAARSALLAAETFLSAARDAGTGAWRVAELPGGAAAFVRAVAERLAAAGIPAAARDRAEPLPSGTGPAPGTVTAPDGRAALSVEAPLGLITSAQWRLLTDTALHDGGGELRLTPWRGVVLPGLGPDTADARLAGLSAAGLITGPDSPWHGVGACIGRPGCAKSLADVRADAALAPGTGRGLPVYWSGCARRCGHPHGDRVDVVATAAGYEVSVRGERLHDTMNDPSEFAATVAEARTTPLTQ; from the coding sequence ATGCTCGCCGCCATGCCTCACTCCTCCGCACCTCCGCCCCCGCCGGAGCCCGCCGTCCGGCGTGACCGCGGTGACGCGTGTCCGGGCAGCCTGCGCCTGCACACGGCGGACGACGGCGCGCTGGCGCGGGTCAGGATTCCGGCGGGCGTACTGACGGTTCCGCAGGCCAGGGCGCTGCTGGACGTCGCGCTGCGGCTGGGCGACGGGGCGCTGCATCTGACGTCGCGCGGCAATGTGCAGCTGCGCGGGCTGGCCCAGGACCACGGCCAGGAGCTCGCCGGAGTGTTCGCGGACGCCGGGCTGCTGCCCTCCGTTCGCCATGAGCGGGCCCGTAATGTCGTGGCCTCCCCGCTGTGCGGGCTCGACGGTCGGGGAACGGCCGATGTGCAGGGCTGGGCACGGGAGTTGGACGCGCTGCTCTGTGGCTGCGAAGCGGCCGCCGGGCTGTCCGGACGGTTTCTGTTCGCGCTCGACGACGGCCGCTGCGATGTGGCCGGCCTCGGCGCCGATGTGACGTTGATCGCTTCTCCGGGCGATGGCGCGCTGCTGTGCACCGGCGGGGCGCCGGAGATGCTGGCCGTTCCGGCCGAACACGCGGCCCGCAGCGCCCTGCTGGCGGCCGAGACCTTTCTGAGCGCCGCCCGTGACGCGGGTACCGGGGCCTGGCGGGTGGCGGAACTGCCCGGCGGAGCAGCCGCGTTCGTCCGGGCGGTGGCGGAGCGGCTGGCAGCCGCCGGTATTCCGGCCGCCGCCCGGGACCGGGCAGAACCGCTGCCGTCCGGGACGGGTCCCGCGCCCGGCACCGTAACGGCCCCGGACGGGCGGGCGGCGCTCTCCGTCGAGGCGCCCCTCGGCCTCATCACGTCCGCCCAGTGGCGCCTGCTGACGGACACGGCGCTGCACGACGGCGGCGGTGAGCTGCGGCTGACCCCCTGGCGGGGCGTGGTGCTCCCCGGTCTCGGCCCGGACACCGCCGACGCCCGGCTCGCCGGGCTCTCGGCCGCGGGACTGATCACCGGACCGGATTCCCCCTGGCACGGGGTCGGGGCGTGCATCGGGCGCCCCGGCTGCGCGAAGTCCCTGGCCGATGTGCGCGCCGACGCCGCACTGGCTCCCGGCACCGGCCGCGGCCTGCCCGTGTACTGGTCGGGGTGCGCACGGCGCTGCGGCCACCCCCACGGCGACCGGGTGGACGTGGTCGCCACGGCCGCCGGTTACGAGGTCTCCGTACGCGGCGAACGGCTGCACGACACCATGAACGACCCCTCAGAGTTCGCCGCCACCGTGGCGGAAGCCCGGACCACGCCCCTCACGCAGTGA
- a CDS encoding precorrin-8X methylmutase, which yields MFDYEKDGPAIYRQSFATIRAEADLSGLPADVSQVAVRMIHACGMVDLVRDLAYTPQVVARAREALRAGAPVLCDVAMVASGVTRKRLPAGNEVVCTLSDPSVPGLAAELGTTRTAAALELWRDRMEGAVVAVGNAPTALFRLLEMVREGAPRPAAVIGVPVGFVGAAESKDALADDVSGLDHLVVRGRRGGSAIAAAAVNAIASEEE from the coding sequence GTGTTCGACTACGAGAAGGACGGCCCGGCGATCTACCGCCAGTCGTTTGCGACCATCCGCGCAGAGGCGGACCTCTCGGGACTTCCCGCCGATGTCAGCCAGGTCGCCGTCCGGATGATCCACGCCTGCGGCATGGTCGACCTGGTGCGCGATCTCGCCTACACCCCGCAGGTGGTGGCGCGCGCCCGCGAGGCGCTGCGCGCCGGGGCCCCCGTGCTGTGCGACGTGGCGATGGTCGCCAGCGGAGTGACCCGCAAGCGGCTGCCCGCCGGCAACGAGGTGGTCTGCACGCTGTCCGACCCGTCCGTGCCCGGCCTCGCGGCGGAGCTCGGCACGACGCGCACCGCGGCGGCGCTGGAGCTGTGGCGCGACCGTATGGAGGGCGCAGTGGTGGCCGTGGGCAACGCGCCGACCGCCCTGTTCCGGCTGCTCGAAATGGTCCGCGAGGGCGCGCCGCGCCCCGCGGCGGTCATCGGGGTTCCGGTCGGTTTCGTCGGCGCGGCCGAGTCCAAGGACGCGCTGGCCGACGACGTCTCGGGCCTTGACCACCTGGTGGTGCGCGGACGGCGCGGGGGCAGTGCCATCGCGGCGGCCGCGGTCAACGCCATTGCGAGCGAAGAGGAATGA
- a CDS encoding precorrin-2 C(20)-methyltransferase translates to MSEQSTGRLYGVGLGPGDPSLMTVRAVEVIAQADVIAFHSARHGRSIARSIAAGHIRADHVEEALVYPVTTETTDHPGGYRGAMEEFYAEAAARLAAHLDAGRTVAVLAEGDPLFYGSYMHMHKRLADRYPTEVIPGVTSVSAAAARLGVPLVEGEEVLTILPGTLPEEELTARLASTDSAVVMKLGRTFPAVHRAVGRSGRMAEARYVERATMPGERTGELADVEAGSVPYFSVAVLPSRVGAPEPVREHGDVVVVGTGPAGPLWLTPETRGALAAADDLVGYTTYLDRVPVRPGQRRHGSDNKVESERAEFALDLARRGHKVAVVSGGDPGVFAMATAVLEVAAQDVYRDVPVRVLPGVTAANAAAARAGAPLGHDYATISLSDRLKPWEVIAERLRAAAAADLVLALYNPGSRSRTWQVGKARDLLLEHRSPDTPVVLGRDVGGPGESVRIVRLGALDPAEVDMRTILLVGSSQTRTVRRGDGEEIVWTPRTYPEG, encoded by the coding sequence ATGAGCGAGCAGAGCACCGGGCGGCTGTACGGAGTCGGGCTCGGCCCCGGTGACCCGTCGCTGATGACCGTACGCGCGGTGGAGGTCATCGCGCAGGCGGATGTCATCGCGTTCCACAGCGCCCGGCACGGCCGGTCCATAGCCCGGTCCATCGCGGCCGGGCACATCCGCGCCGACCACGTCGAGGAGGCGCTGGTCTACCCGGTGACCACCGAGACGACCGACCACCCCGGCGGATACCGGGGCGCGATGGAGGAGTTCTACGCCGAGGCGGCGGCCCGGCTTGCCGCACATCTCGACGCGGGCCGCACCGTGGCGGTGCTCGCCGAGGGCGATCCGCTCTTCTACGGCTCGTACATGCACATGCACAAGCGGCTGGCGGACCGCTATCCGACCGAGGTGATCCCGGGGGTGACCTCGGTGAGCGCGGCCGCCGCCCGGCTCGGTGTGCCACTCGTCGAGGGCGAGGAGGTGCTGACGATCCTGCCGGGCACGCTGCCCGAGGAAGAGCTGACGGCGCGTCTGGCGTCGACGGACTCCGCTGTGGTCATGAAGCTGGGCCGCACCTTCCCCGCGGTGCACCGTGCGGTGGGGCGGTCGGGCCGGATGGCCGAGGCCCGCTATGTCGAGCGCGCCACGATGCCAGGGGAGCGCACCGGCGAACTGGCCGACGTGGAGGCCGGATCGGTGCCGTACTTCTCGGTTGCGGTGCTGCCGAGCCGCGTCGGCGCGCCCGAGCCGGTACGGGAGCACGGTGACGTCGTCGTGGTCGGCACCGGTCCCGCGGGCCCGCTCTGGCTCACCCCGGAGACCCGGGGCGCGCTGGCGGCCGCGGACGACCTGGTGGGCTACACCACGTATCTGGACCGGGTCCCGGTCCGGCCGGGGCAGCGGCGGCACGGCTCCGACAACAAGGTGGAGTCGGAGCGCGCCGAGTTCGCACTCGACCTGGCCAGGCGCGGGCACAAGGTCGCCGTGGTGTCCGGTGGTGATCCCGGTGTGTTCGCCATGGCCACCGCCGTACTGGAGGTCGCGGCCCAGGACGTGTACCGCGATGTTCCGGTGCGGGTGCTGCCCGGGGTGACCGCCGCCAACGCGGCTGCCGCCCGTGCGGGTGCGCCGCTCGGGCACGACTACGCCACGATCTCGCTCTCGGACCGGCTCAAGCCGTGGGAGGTGATCGCGGAGCGGCTGCGCGCCGCCGCGGCGGCCGACCTGGTGCTGGCGCTGTACAACCCGGGCTCCCGCAGCCGGACCTGGCAGGTCGGCAAGGCCCGTGACCTGCTTCTTGAGCACCGTTCACCGGACACGCCCGTGGTGCTGGGCCGGGACGTCGGCGGCCCCGGCGAGAGTGTCCGGATCGTGCGGCTCGGGGCGCTCGATCCGGCCGAGGTCGACATGCGCACGATCCTGCTGGTGGGCTCTTCACAAACGCGGACGGTGCGGCGGGGCGACGGGGAAGAGATCGTCTGGACTCCCCGGACCTATCCCGAGGGGTAA
- a CDS encoding cobalt-precorrin-6A reductase, translating to MHVLILGGTTEARRVAAGLHPGVRVTSSLAGRVARPVLPPGEIRIGGFGGAGGLAQWLREHEVDALIDATHPFAGTISFNAASAAATAHVPLLAVRRPGWVAGEGDDWHPADSLEQAAGMLPALGRRIFLTTGRMGLAAFAALDGLWFLVRSVDAPHPPYPLHMETLLDRGPFALEGERALLREHRIDVLVTKDSGGPATAAKLTAAREAGLPVVVVRRPAVPGGVQVVGTPEEAILWIQDRQDTA from the coding sequence ATGCACGTACTGATACTCGGCGGCACCACCGAGGCCCGGCGGGTCGCCGCCGGCCTGCACCCCGGGGTCCGCGTCACCAGTTCGCTGGCCGGGCGGGTCGCACGGCCCGTGCTGCCGCCCGGAGAGATCCGTATCGGCGGATTCGGCGGAGCCGGGGGACTGGCGCAGTGGCTGCGCGAGCACGAGGTCGACGCGCTCATCGACGCGACCCATCCTTTCGCCGGAACCATCAGTTTCAACGCGGCTTCGGCCGCTGCCACCGCCCATGTTCCCCTGCTCGCTGTGCGCAGGCCCGGGTGGGTGGCGGGTGAGGGCGACGACTGGCACCCGGCGGACTCCCTGGAGCAGGCCGCCGGAATGCTCCCGGCGCTGGGGCGGCGGATCTTCCTCACCACCGGACGGATGGGCCTCGCCGCGTTCGCGGCCCTGGACGGACTCTGGTTCCTGGTGCGGTCGGTCGACGCCCCGCACCCCCCGTACCCGCTGCACATGGAGACCCTGCTCGACCGGGGGCCCTTCGCCCTGGAAGGCGAGAGGGCGCTGTTGCGCGAGCACCGGATCGACGTACTGGTCACCAAGGACAGCGGAGGACCGGCCACCGCGGCCAAGCTCACCGCGGCACGGGAGGCCGGGCTTCCGGTGGTCGTCGTCCGCCGCCCCGCCGTCCCCGGCGGCGTACAGGTCGTGGGGACCCCGGAGGAAGCGATCCTATGGATACAGGACCGGCAGGACACGGCCTGA
- a CDS encoding cobalt-precorrin-5B (C(1))-methyltransferase, with product MAEGDGGRSAQLKHTGLRPGWTTGACATAAATAAYTALLSGEFPDPVTVTLPRGQTPSFALAVEELGDGRATAGVVKDAGDDPDVTHGALVRVTVRRLPPGSGVVFRAGPGVGTVTRPGLPLEVGEPAVNPVPRRMMREHIARVAERHGAGADAELTVSVDHGEEIARSTWNPRLGILGGLSILGTTGIVVPYSCSAWIDSIRRGVDVARAAGRTHLAGCTGSTSERTVVAEYGLPEDALLDMGDFAGAVLKYVRRHPVDRLTVCGGFAKLSKLAAGHLDLHSGRSQVDKGFLAGLARQGGAGEALAAEVAGANTGLAALQLCRAAGVPLGDLVAVAARDQALAVLRGAPVAVDVICIDRAGDVVGRSTVGGPG from the coding sequence GTGGCTGAGGGGGATGGTGGCCGCAGCGCCCAACTCAAGCACACCGGGCTGCGGCCCGGCTGGACGACCGGCGCCTGCGCGACGGCTGCCGCCACGGCCGCCTACACCGCGCTGCTGAGCGGCGAGTTCCCCGACCCGGTGACGGTCACCCTGCCCAGGGGGCAGACACCGTCGTTCGCGCTGGCCGTCGAGGAGCTGGGCGACGGGCGGGCGACAGCGGGTGTGGTCAAGGACGCGGGCGACGATCCCGACGTCACCCATGGCGCGCTGGTCCGGGTCACCGTCCGGCGGCTGCCGCCGGGTTCGGGGGTGGTGTTCAGGGCGGGGCCGGGGGTCGGCACCGTCACGCGCCCCGGGCTGCCGCTGGAGGTGGGCGAGCCCGCCGTCAATCCGGTGCCGCGCCGGATGATGCGCGAACACATAGCGCGCGTCGCCGAGCGCCACGGCGCGGGGGCGGACGCCGAGCTCACCGTCTCCGTCGACCACGGTGAGGAGATCGCCCGTTCCACCTGGAACCCCCGGCTGGGCATCCTGGGCGGCCTCTCCATCCTGGGGACGACGGGCATTGTGGTGCCCTACTCGTGCTCTGCGTGGATCGACTCGATCCGGCGGGGCGTCGATGTGGCGCGTGCGGCCGGACGTACGCATCTGGCCGGGTGCACCGGCTCCACATCGGAGCGGACGGTCGTCGCCGAGTACGGGCTCCCCGAGGACGCGCTGCTCGACATGGGGGACTTCGCTGGGGCCGTGCTCAAGTACGTGCGCCGCCACCCGGTGGACCGGCTGACCGTCTGCGGCGGTTTCGCCAAGCTGTCGAAGCTGGCGGCCGGGCACCTCGATCTGCACTCGGGCCGCTCCCAGGTGGACAAGGGCTTCCTGGCCGGCCTGGCCCGGCAGGGCGGCGCCGGCGAAGCGCTGGCCGCTGAGGTGGCCGGGGCCAACACGGGGCTGGCCGCCCTGCAGTTGTGCCGGGCGGCGGGGGTCCCGCTGGGCGACCTGGTGGCTGTGGCCGCCCGCGACCAGGCGCTGGCCGTGCTGCGGGGCGCGCCCGTCGCGGTCGACGTCATCTGCATTGACCGCGCGGGCGACGTCGTGGGCCGCAGCACCGTCGGGGGGCCTGGCTAG
- a CDS encoding VOC family protein, with product MTSRFTELVVDCHDPQRLAGFWCEVLDFTVLDRSEGKVEIGSWEPTVEAIRAGQMPPTLMFIQVPEGKTVKNRLHLDVSPIDASTDDEVARLLSLGATTVDVGQGAARSWTVMADPEGNEFDVVRTLAPTTRVTPTAQPGFGAGPDRSRTSPA from the coding sequence ATGACCAGCAGGTTCACCGAATTGGTCGTCGATTGCCACGATCCGCAACGACTCGCGGGCTTCTGGTGCGAAGTCCTGGACTTCACCGTGCTCGACCGGAGCGAGGGCAAAGTCGAGATCGGCTCCTGGGAGCCGACTGTCGAAGCCATCCGAGCCGGTCAGATGCCGCCAACACTGATGTTCATCCAGGTGCCCGAGGGAAAGACGGTGAAGAACCGGCTCCACCTCGACGTGAGCCCCATCGACGCCAGCACTGACGACGAAGTCGCCAGACTGCTCAGCCTCGGCGCCACCACAGTGGACGTGGGTCAAGGCGCCGCACGCAGCTGGACGGTCATGGCCGACCCCGAGGGCAACGAATTCGACGTCGTGCGCACCCTGGCACCCACAACCCGCGTCACCCCGACTGCACAGCCAGGATTCGGCGCAGGACCGGACCGCTCCAGGACCAGCCCCGCATAG
- a CDS encoding erythromycin esterase family protein encodes MPSATDRTPFTDWLEGHATPLSHLDPTAPLDDLEPLRDILDGARVVALGEHSHFINEFAAMRQRILRFLVERCGFTVLAFEYGFCEAIPLDAWTHGTGADDDLSALLATAVPIGLQEPVRYLRRHNHTAPEPVHFAGIDIPAAGGSLLPALAPVADYLRHIDPETLPTVQSATTIAASFAGDSAAVAAPAWARLTANEQDTLSALLARLLIRFRSLKPLYLSRGDRDSYDTALRCLEAACHGDYTFRAMAALFAGDGLTADTSARDLYMAESLLWHLNRLEPTARVVLMAHNAHIQRTPIAFDGHLTGLPMGQHLHHALGDAYFALGLTSVTGHTADMHRDEDAPFGFTVHNTPLEPPTPGSIEAAFAETGLGLAVADLRQVRAENLSTPDRIRLQGIYQHTPVVDAFDGILSTPASTTTDLEKP; translated from the coding sequence ATGCCCTCCGCCACCGACCGAACCCCCTTCACCGACTGGCTCGAAGGTCATGCCACCCCGCTCAGCCACCTCGACCCGACAGCTCCCCTGGACGACCTGGAACCGCTGCGTGACATCCTCGACGGTGCCCGTGTGGTCGCCCTCGGCGAACACTCCCACTTCATCAACGAGTTCGCCGCAATGCGGCAGCGCATCCTGCGGTTCCTCGTCGAACGCTGCGGCTTCACCGTCCTGGCCTTCGAGTACGGCTTCTGCGAAGCCATACCCCTCGACGCCTGGACCCACGGCACGGGAGCGGACGACGACCTCTCCGCACTCCTGGCAACCGCCGTCCCCATCGGGCTCCAGGAGCCGGTGCGCTACCTCCGCCGGCACAACCACACCGCCCCGGAACCGGTCCACTTCGCAGGAATCGACATTCCGGCGGCCGGTGGGTCGCTGCTCCCCGCCCTGGCCCCGGTCGCCGACTACCTCCGCCACATCGACCCGGAGACCCTGCCGACGGTCCAGAGCGCGACCACGATCGCTGCGTCCTTCGCCGGTGACTCGGCAGCCGTGGCCGCACCCGCATGGGCGCGCCTGACCGCCAACGAACAGGACACCCTCAGCGCGCTCCTGGCGCGGCTCCTCATCCGATTCCGTTCCCTGAAACCGCTGTACCTCTCCCGCGGAGACCGAGACAGCTACGACACCGCCCTGCGATGCCTGGAGGCCGCCTGCCACGGCGACTACACCTTCCGCGCCATGGCTGCCCTCTTCGCCGGAGACGGGCTCACAGCCGACACATCCGCCCGCGACCTCTACATGGCGGAGTCACTTCTCTGGCACCTCAACCGGCTTGAACCCACGGCCCGCGTCGTACTGATGGCGCACAACGCCCACATCCAGAGAACGCCGATCGCCTTCGACGGCCACCTCACCGGGCTCCCCATGGGGCAGCACCTGCACCACGCCCTCGGTGACGCATACTTCGCCCTCGGCCTGACCAGCGTCACCGGTCACACCGCCGACATGCATCGTGACGAGGACGCCCCCTTCGGATTCACCGTCCACAACACCCCGCTGGAACCTCCCACGCCGGGAAGCATCGAAGCGGCCTTCGCCGAGACCGGTCTCGGACTCGCTGTAGCTGATCTCCGTCAGGTTCGGGCCGAGAACCTCAGCACCCCTGACCGGATCCGTTTGCAAGGGATCTACCAGCACACGCCAGTCGTCGACGCGTTCGACGGCATCCTCAGCACACCCGCCTCCACCACCACCGACCTGGAGAAGCCATGA
- a CDS encoding FAD-dependent monooxygenase gives MDADVIIVGAGPTGLMLANELRTAGVRPLLLERQTRLRETPRANGLGGQILELLHYRDMLTDLQAASTDPHPAPRFPFGNVHLDFSHLTDPPMSAVQIPQPRLECLLEERAERLGSRVRRGHEVLGVSQDQDGVSVEVHCAEGPYRARARYLVGCDGSRSGVRDMAGIRFPGTTHREVNRLSQVTLAEGAGRCDNGDLDVPGLGTLRAGFTRTDRGVLGFGWLTSEVLMISTTENEDTAYEDDVPMTLAELQDSIRRVIGVDLPLGEPLRLSRYQFQDRQADRYREGRVLLAGDAAHQCPATGVALNAGMLDAVNLAWKLAAEVHGWAPPGLLDTYQSERHAAGARTLLHTRAQMALRRGHDPVAEALRELFQELLGDEAPLRRIGALVAGSDFRCPPPDGNGHALTGAFVPDLTLDIAQGTTSIAKLMHPARPLFLDLADRPELREVADGWAHRVDIHRAGTDDRPADALLIRPDAHIAWAAPVGGSSDTLLPALRQALSTWFGDPLTHEGPHHQPTTDRVSATHTR, from the coding sequence GTGGATGCTGACGTGATCATTGTGGGCGCGGGGCCGACGGGCCTGATGCTGGCCAACGAACTACGCACCGCGGGCGTGCGGCCCTTGCTCCTGGAGCGGCAGACGCGGCTGCGCGAGACACCGAGGGCGAACGGCCTGGGCGGGCAGATCCTGGAACTGCTGCACTATCGGGACATGCTGACCGACCTCCAGGCGGCCAGCACCGACCCTCACCCTGCTCCCAGGTTCCCGTTCGGGAACGTGCACCTGGACTTCAGTCACCTGACAGATCCGCCGATGAGCGCTGTCCAGATACCGCAGCCGCGTCTTGAGTGCCTGCTGGAGGAGCGTGCAGAACGACTCGGCAGCCGAGTCCGTCGCGGTCACGAGGTGCTCGGGGTCAGCCAGGACCAGGACGGTGTGTCCGTGGAAGTCCATTGCGCGGAGGGGCCGTACCGGGCGCGCGCCAGGTATCTGGTCGGCTGCGACGGCTCGCGCAGCGGTGTGCGGGATATGGCGGGCATCCGGTTTCCGGGGACGACACATCGCGAGGTCAACCGGCTGAGCCAGGTCACGCTGGCCGAGGGAGCGGGGCGGTGTGACAACGGCGACCTCGACGTGCCCGGGCTGGGCACACTGCGTGCGGGGTTCACGCGGACCGACCGCGGCGTGCTCGGGTTCGGCTGGCTCACGTCCGAGGTGCTGATGATCTCCACCACCGAGAACGAGGACACCGCGTACGAAGACGACGTGCCGATGACCCTGGCCGAGCTGCAGGACAGCATTCGCCGCGTTATCGGTGTCGATCTGCCTCTGGGAGAACCGCTTCGCCTGTCGCGTTACCAGTTCCAGGACCGGCAGGCTGATCGATACCGCGAGGGCCGCGTCCTGCTGGCAGGCGACGCCGCCCACCAGTGTCCGGCCACCGGCGTAGCGCTCAATGCCGGCATGCTCGACGCGGTCAACCTTGCGTGGAAGCTGGCGGCCGAGGTTCACGGCTGGGCGCCACCCGGCCTGTTGGACACCTATCAGTCCGAACGCCACGCCGCAGGGGCGCGGACGCTGCTCCACACCCGTGCCCAGATGGCATTGCGGCGCGGACACGACCCCGTCGCAGAAGCGCTCCGCGAGCTCTTCCAAGAACTGCTCGGCGACGAGGCGCCCCTGCGCCGCATCGGAGCCCTGGTCGCCGGAAGCGACTTTCGCTGCCCGCCGCCCGACGGCAACGGGCATGCTCTGACCGGTGCTTTCGTACCCGACCTCACCCTGGACATCGCCCAGGGGACGACCAGCATCGCGAAGCTCATGCACCCCGCGCGTCCCCTGTTCCTCGACCTCGCGGACCGTCCGGAACTCCGGGAGGTCGCCGATGGATGGGCACACCGCGTGGACATCCACAGGGCAGGCACCGACGACCGGCCGGCCGACGCCCTCCTGATCCGCCCGGACGCCCATATCGCCTGGGCCGCGCCCGTCGGTGGATCCTCCGACACCCTCCTACCCGCGCTGCGGCAGGCCCTGTCCACTTGGTTCGGAGACCCGCTGACCCACGAGGGACCGCACCACCAGCCGACCACCGACCGCGTATCAGCAACGCACACACGATGA
- a CDS encoding TetR/AcrR family transcriptional regulator codes for MTNARRSGPDLTKAIMRTTLDLGQDLGYAKLSIEAVAARAGVGKHTVYRRWRSKGALLLDSLLSLSDSALDYPDTGDVAADLRNQIYEAIDVLAGTSHSPLFRALVGEAQHDPGVAAALNERFIVPQANKTVARLKSARDQGQLAPDFDLDLAMAILSGPLYFRLLITQEPLTHAYVDRILDALFAGMGPRP; via the coding sequence ATGACCAATGCCCGTCGAAGCGGCCCCGACCTGACCAAAGCCATCATGCGAACCACGCTGGACCTGGGGCAGGATCTCGGCTACGCCAAGCTCAGCATCGAGGCGGTCGCCGCCCGGGCCGGTGTCGGCAAACACACCGTCTACCGCCGCTGGCGCTCCAAAGGCGCCCTGCTGCTCGATTCGCTGCTGTCGCTCAGTGATTCAGCACTGGACTACCCCGACACGGGCGATGTCGCCGCAGACCTGCGCAACCAGATCTATGAAGCCATTGACGTCCTGGCCGGGACGTCCCACAGCCCCCTCTTTCGGGCCCTGGTCGGCGAGGCCCAGCACGACCCCGGCGTAGCCGCCGCGCTCAATGAGCGCTTCATCGTCCCGCAGGCGAACAAGACCGTCGCCCGCCTGAAGTCGGCACGAGACCAGGGCCAACTGGCGCCCGACTTCGACCTGGACCTGGCAATGGCGATCCTCTCCGGCCCGCTGTACTTCCGCCTGCTGATCACTCAGGAGCCACTGACCCACGCATACGTCGACCGAATTCTCGACGCCCTGTTCGCCGGGATGGGACCACGACCGTGA
- a CDS encoding alpha/beta hydrolase, giving the protein MNAGKFLPEQLVAPHPDVAPLPYAAPFETGTRVLRGIPYALRDGMRPLELDLWLPGGGGPAPLVLFAHGGAWLRGRRDDMGFRLREWSPGPLARIAAAGFAVACVDYRLSGEAAFPAPLDDLGSALRWLTLRSAELGIDTGRTVVWGESAGAHLASLLALTHTGPPLAGAVVWYGPSDLTTPRGGFSPDNPATPEALLLGGAPATVPERARAASPLSRVHAGAPPFLVVHGEDDTMVSCSHSRDLAAALDKTGAHVDLRLIPGADHGWAGLTDDRVESIFTGSLRFAHGLVS; this is encoded by the coding sequence GTGAACGCCGGGAAATTCCTGCCCGAACAGCTCGTCGCGCCGCACCCGGACGTCGCCCCGCTGCCGTATGCCGCGCCCTTCGAAACCGGCACGCGAGTGCTGCGCGGCATCCCGTACGCGCTGCGCGACGGCATGCGCCCGCTGGAGCTGGACCTGTGGCTGCCCGGCGGCGGCGGGCCGGCCCCGCTGGTGCTCTTCGCGCACGGCGGCGCCTGGCTGCGGGGCCGGCGTGACGACATGGGGTTCCGGCTGCGGGAGTGGTCCCCGGGACCGCTGGCCCGTATCGCGGCCGCGGGTTTCGCCGTGGCCTGCGTCGACTACCGGCTCAGCGGTGAGGCGGCCTTCCCCGCCCCGCTCGACGACCTGGGCTCCGCGTTGCGGTGGCTGACACTCCGCTCCGCCGAGCTCGGTATCGACACCGGCCGGACCGTGGTGTGGGGCGAGTCCGCCGGCGCGCACCTCGCCTCGCTCCTGGCCCTCACCCACACCGGCCCGCCCCTCGCCGGAGCGGTCGTCTGGTACGGACCCAGCGACCTCACCACCCCGCGCGGCGGCTTCAGCCCGGACAACCCGGCCACCCCGGAGGCGCTGCTGCTGGGCGGCGCCCCCGCGACGGTCCCCGAACGCGCCCGCGCGGCCAGCCCGCTCTCCCGCGTCCACGCCGGCGCACCACCGTTCCTCGTCGTGCACGGCGAGGACGACACCATGGTCAGCTGTTCGCACAGCAGAGATCTCGCAGCGGCGCTGGACAAGACCGGCGCGCACGTCGACCTGCGGCTGATACCGGGGGCCGACCACGGCTGGGCGGGGTTGACCGATGACCGGGTGGAGTCGATCTTCACCGGCTCACTGAGATTCGCCCACGGCCTGGTGTCATAG
- a CDS encoding quercetin 2,3-dioxygenase: MTIEYATAYRRASRIPPEPGKPYFIEKGEGDRAHLFGDLVTIYAGGEQSENSFNFFTVEGPKGDIIPAHLHPDTYEVFYVTAGAVRLFVEDTEGIQQEKLLTPGDFGFVPRNCPHAYRIERHHSQVVGVAAGPGGTFERFFENFGAPTEQLGLPHEPVVPAPGKFASIPEEYDVRFLPDHQWSAQ; the protein is encoded by the coding sequence ATGACGATCGAGTACGCCACCGCCTACCGGCGGGCGTCGCGCATCCCGCCCGAGCCGGGCAAGCCCTATTTCATAGAGAAGGGCGAAGGCGACCGAGCCCACCTCTTCGGGGACCTGGTCACCATCTACGCGGGCGGCGAACAGAGCGAGAACTCCTTCAACTTCTTCACCGTCGAAGGACCCAAGGGCGACATCATCCCGGCCCATCTGCACCCCGACACCTACGAGGTCTTCTACGTGACGGCCGGAGCCGTCCGCCTGTTCGTCGAGGACACCGAGGGCATCCAGCAGGAGAAGCTCCTCACCCCCGGCGACTTCGGCTTCGTACCCAGGAACTGCCCGCACGCCTACCGCATCGAGCGCCACCACAGCCAGGTCGTCGGCGTCGCCGCAGGACCCGGGGGCACCTTCGAGCGGTTCTTCGAGAACTTCGGCGCCCCCACCGAGCAACTCGGCCTGCCGCACGAGCCCGTCGTCCCGGCGCCCGGGAAATTCGCCAGCATCCCCGAGGAGTACGACGTGCGGTTCCTCCCCGATCACCAGTGGAGCGCGCAGTGA